The Ooceraea biroi isolate clonal line C1 chromosome 7, Obir_v5.4, whole genome shotgun sequence genomic sequence tctccttcttcaaGGCTTGAATCTTCTTCAGCAGGGTGTTGCTGATAAACTCTTCTTCCTGTTCAGCTTTCGCTTGCtgcaaaatgtacaaatattagTTTCATACGTAGCGTAGCTACGAGCTTTCCTGCTCGAAGCAAAGTTTCTTACAAATGCAGAGCAGTCAACGAGAACAGTCAACATTTTTCAAGGAGAATAAGTTAATCTGACAGTTAATCACAGTTGTGTCATACAAGTAAAAACACATGACACCGCTCCTGATAAAGAAgccaagaaataaaaaaaaagatcggCTCACTATAATGACAGAGGCCTGACGTAGACCACGGTTCTCTTCCTGCAGGGCCTTCACACGCAGCTTGTATGTCTCAAGCTCGACCTTCAGAACACGGTTGTGCTGCTGCAGGGACTCGATGCGTTTCTGCAGCTGCTCACGCGTCACCGGCGACGGCGGCATCATGATCGGTCCGCCGTCGATCGAGCTCGAGTCGCTCTCGGAGGCGCTATCGCGATCGGCCATGTTTCACCTGCGAtaacgatgacgacggcgacggcgacggcgacgaggagAGCAACGGTGACGAGGACGATCAATCCGCCGGTTATCgccggctgctgctgctcatCGCACGCGACCCGGGGACGGGCGCTGTTCGGCCGGTGTtcgttcgcgcgagcgacaAACGATCGGCGCCGCTGCTTGCTTCACTCCGGATTAACACGCGGAACGGAAGAATTGCGACGATTGTGCGTGATTATCGCGCGACAAACATGTGCTCAAGAGCACAGAGAAAAGCACTACACGGAAACGAGATCAGCTGTTTGCGACCGCTTCCTCGCTCGCCGACTGTTTGCCACCGTAAGAGCGCTGCGGCGTTCCACGAATCATCGCGGTGCTGTGCGATTGCACAGCGCGCCTAGAGACCCTAGAAGTAAGAGACTGGACACCTGTGGTCTAAGTTTTGATTGGTTGGATACGGAATGGCGGAACCAATCAGTGATGACGGAATAGGCgagaaaattgaagaaaaaaactTGGAAAACAGATAAAACTACACTGTAAAGAAatgtttatgatataattatgtaatatataatatatatataatcataaatatgatatgaaacaaaatattgtGGAATAATCGCCTTAAGTATGTATGaacacatttatatatgtattattattaataaattaataaagtgatgaaaagtatgaaaaatcAAGTACTAGTAAAAAAATGTGCAATACTATTTAATTAGTGTATGCATAGCCATAGTTTTACTATTAAacgattttaaaattaataataatacatatataaatgtgttcatgtttctgtttttcttatattttatgaatgtttCATACATACTTATAACGATTATTCcacaatattttgttttatatcatatttataattatatatatattatatattacataattatatcataaacatTTCTTTACAGTGTAGTTTCTGTCACCAGTGCAGCTGACAAGAACGGACTAAATCCGCCATTTTGTATCCAACTAGACGAGGTGTCCAGTCTCTTACTTCTAGGGTCTCTAAGCGCGCCCTGCTTCAGAGACACCTGGCGAAAGGAGCAACAAGGAGCGCTCATTCGACCAATAGGAAAGTTCCATTTCTAGGGAGAAAGAATTACCTAGAATTAAAAGTTGTTCTGTTGCACATACTGCGATGCATGTTCCATGCAGGACCAAAAACTCAATCGGCAGTGAAGAGTTTTCAGTTGCGCTTGCGCGTGTTTGGTAGATGGAAAGGAGTTACTGTCGCACTTGGTTTCTTTCATGAGTTTGATTGCACCAAGTATCTTCACACGTGGTGTGATATGTGATTTTCGTGATTAGGAAactattatacaaatatatggTTTCGTTAATTTGAAAGTACTGATTAATACTaggtaatattaaattattgtacggtcattctgtattttttctacaaaatacGCAGAAAAAATGTTAGGTTAATTTAGGTTAAGGTTGAGCTCTAAGGTTGATTGAACCGGTTTCCGTATTGCATTTGCAGAAGAGAATTTAGAACAATATAATGACGGAACCACATAGCAAGCTTGTCGAGGCTGTGGCGCAGCTCGACAAAGGACAACGGTAAAGAATAAATCATGATTTTACtcaacattaaaaattttcatttattttacatgataCATTCTGCTCGCTTCTCTTTTGCAGAATTAAGAAAGCAGAAAGAAGTGAGCCTACTATAGAGGTATCAGAGTATCATTTGGTAAAAAGTGGAATATCGAATGATAATGTGGTACGTCCAGAGGACCTGGCAAAATCATTAGGGCAGAAAGGACATCAACATGAAATTACTAAGAAACTTCGATACGTCAGACAGAAATGCAAGGTTCTTCCTAAGCCATTGGAGAAACCAGCTGCTGAAAGAGTAAGTTGTGTCATTGTGgagtcattttatcattattttgttatGAAGTCAATCAggcaattctttttttctatttacttgATTTTATTCTGAACtctaaattattgttaaatataattccaAGTAAACTTTATCAAGATGTTTTAAGGATAAAGAATGACTGTGTGGGCTTCTGAATTACAGATAAAACGAGTAGTCGGATTTGATGAGACTAAGAAGGAATTGAGCAAATGGAATGCTACTATTGCGAGAAACAGGACGGTAGAGCACTTGTCCTTCCCATTAAATCATGCCGCAAAGATGAAGAATTCTCCTACCACGGAATATCTGAAAAGATTTCGGATTAAGTCGGATCTTATGAAGAGACTGGAAGAGGTGGATCCATCTGTGCAATTTCCTGCAATGGAGCAGGAAAAAGATGACAAAGACGAAAATGTATACCAAGATATCAAAACGCAAATGATAGACAAGAGAAAAGAAGCGGCTAGACTCAGAGCATTGCAGGTATGGAAAAAATAGTTTGCAACACAATTATCATCAGCATATATGTTAAAACTATAACTAACGCTGATGAGAAATCGGTTTTACCGTTTTTGCATTCTTAGTCGTACAAAGAGGCGAAGGCACGCCGTCAGCGCAAGATCAAAAGTAAAAAGTTCCATCGTATccaaagaaaggaaaaagttaAGCAGCAGTTGAAGGACTTTGAGAAGCTGCAAAAAGTTGATCCGCAGGAGGCACTGACCAAGTTAGACCAATTGGATAGGAGCCGCGCGGAGGAGCGAATGTCACTAAGACACAAGAACACTGGGAAATGGGCGAAAAATAAGCAGATTAGAGCAAAATACGACAACGATGTGAGTTCGCTTCTTTTGTTGtaaaattcaaaagaaatacatTTCACTTGGAAGAACCATCTCGAATTTTAGTAAATGCATTAACGAATGTTTTCAGACTCGACAAGTACTTGCTGAGCAGCTGGCAATTGGCAGAGAATTAACGCAGAAGATACGAATGGCCGACAGTGATGAAGAAAACGAGGAAGACCAGGTCCCCTTCGTAAtttcgaaagaaaataaagacaaCTCGTCGCAGGGCGTAAAGACCAAGTCCGAAATTAACGAATTCATACAGAGTTATCGGACATACTGGGATAAGAAGAatcaggaagaaaaagagaagaaagtcTCAAAGACTGCTAGTGAAtctaattctgataaaaactGCTCATTATCGAAGAACAAATCAGAAAAACAGAACTCTGATGAAGCAAGTAAAAGTAAAGAGGGTAAGCACTTgcatatctttattttttctattgctaaaattttataattttataattagttatttttttaaatatatatttttaatatacatatatatatatatatttgttgaaCAATTTAGATAATTCTGCAAATGAGGAAACTAAAGAGTCTGAAATTAAAGAAGAGAGCAAAAATTTCGGTAATTCTGCAAGTCAGAAAACAAAAGAatctgttaaaattaaaagagaaaataaagggaATGCACGATGTACTATAGTTTCAGAGGAGATACTATTAGATAAAGTGAAGTTATGCAAGAACGTaacaaacaatatttcgacaaatacgataaataaagTGATAAATTCGGCAAATAAAGAAGCAAATACGACGAATAAAGAGgcaaatataacaaataaagagATAAGTACGGTAAATAAAAAGGCAAATACGGCAAATAAAGAGGCAaatacgagaaagaaagagataaatacCGCAAATAAAGAAGCAAATATAGCAAATACAAAGGCAAATAGGACAAGTAAAGAGGCAAAGGATAAAAAGCGCAAAAACTTCTGTAACGATGCGTGTATGTCTGTATGGGATGTTGAAGAAGTACAATCTAATGAGGAAACAAAAGACAAAcggtgtaataaaaaatccaaGATATCCAAACTGCAAAGTATAGATGAAATGTTTGACTTATTGGAAGAAAATATTCAGCGTAAAGCAGATCTAAAACTCCAGAAAGCCAAGAAGAAACGTGAGATCAACagcaagaagaaaataaagaagcaagaggagaagaagaaaaaggaggaagagagtgaAGATAACGAAGACATTCCGGATCTTGAATTTACAAATTTCAACCCTAAACCTATTTTGGACCAATCATTGGACGAAACAATTGCTGCAGAATCTCTGCAGGAAGACAATCGGATAAATTTGATGAAAATAGCTAACACAGAGCAGGAACCACTCGACAAGTCGAATGATCAAAAAACGGTAGACCTCGACAagtatgataatattaaaccgAAAGATTTGGAGACACAACTGCCAGACCTTTCGGATGATGAAGGTACGGTAGACAACACTGCACCAGAAGACGGAATAGACGAATATCAATCGAATAGAATTCAATTGACTGAAATGGTTTACGATACGTTCGCGGAGGATGGCCAAGAGGACTTTacgaaagagaaggaagaagaggtaTGTTGTTCGAATCTTaaactataaaagtattaagtAATCTATGTAtcacaaaataaaacagaaagaaacaGGGAGAAATTACAGAAACTATTGTAAGAACGCAATATATTTAAACTGTTTGCAGAGTAAGAATAAGCAGCCGGAAAACTCGGATGGAACTATGCCTGGGTGGGGAAGCTGGAGCGGGCCAAACATCACGAAGAATAAGAGGAATCGTCGGAAGAAGCAAACTATCCTTCTTAACGTCCCTAACGAGGCGCCACGTAAGGACGAGAACAAAGGCAAGCTGATCATTTTCGAGGATACGAACAAAAAGTTGAAGGAGCATCTGGTCAGCGAGTTGCCGTATCCGTTCACAACAGTTAACGACTACGAGGCGACTCTCAGGGCACCTGTCAGCAGAACGTTTGTCCCGGAAAACGCTCATCGGCGCCTGATTCAGCCGGCAGTGGAAACGAAGATCGGTCAGGTGATTGAGCCAATGGATGAAGACGTGTTGGTGAAGAAGCAACCGATGGTAAAGAAACCGCAGAAGCGAGGCATCGATAAGAAGAGTAACAGTAAAAGATCTATTGTAAAAAACAATAAGAAAAGGCGTGtaaattagtaaaataaaaaaaaatgtataaattaataatagtacattttaattttttttttaataatatttcatacctTTCGAATTTTAAGTTGCATGATTTGTCATGTATGTAGTGGATAATCAGTATCTTTCCCATTGCTCTCCCATTGCAAATAGCAAGATACTATCGATTCGTTAACTCTAAGCTCTGCAAGctcttttaatatttgctACGAGTTTTCGTCGAGCAACGCTGTCAATTCGGTTTCCATCTGTTTATGACCTTGTGTCgtagttaattttattacgacataatttaattgaatttcgcGATGATGAACACGAAACCACCCGCCACCGTAAATTTGTACGCGGCGCAATTCACGCCGCGGCACGTCACGCCGTCTGTTGGCAGCCGGCGCGCGCTTGATTCCGCGCGGCGCCGTTCGTGGCGCCACGCTGCAGACGCGCGCGAACCGTGCAGCGAACGACACACGGCGCAGCGCAGCGCAGCGGTTGGCTGGTGGTGGCGGcgtgcggcggcggcggcgcagCGTGGCTGGCAGCACCGGCGGCACTCGTCCGTCAGTCAATCAGTGTGCTTCTGGCGTGGTCAGTGTGTCAGAGTCAGTCTACGATCACGCGTCACTAGGAATAGTGTTGGTCGGCTCCGTGTACTCCCGTATTCGCAAAGTCGAGTCGGCAGCGTGAGACAGACGGGccaaaagagaggaaaaaaaaacgagacgaggacgCATCGCGTGCCGCACCGCATTTCGGACGGACGATCACGGCAGAGGATGGCGGACACCAAGGACGACTCCGCCGACAATGTGCAGTTCTTCGAGGGCGTCGAGAAGCTTCTCGAGATCTGGTTCACCAGCTCCAAGGGCCTGAAGCAGCACCAGGGCGATCTCCGACAAATACCGCGGTAAGTACGCCGACCGCCGGCGTCTCGCTGCCTGCTCTATTCCAccgcctcttcctcttcttcattCTCCCCGCGAGACCGATGACAGTCGACGCCGGCCAGCCAGGAcggacgacaacgacaacgacaacggcgacgacggcgatgagCCGCGCCGGCGTCAACCGTTCCGAGTCGCGGAGGCTACGCTGATTGCTCACGTCGTCCCGGTCGATGTCGGTGTACGCGCGTGTACTTATTTTCTTATCTTACTTATATAGTTCcttatcttttttctctcttgataATTCTCTCTGAAATTACAAGCGCGAAAAAACACGCACGCTGCACGAATTGTAGAGCATTACGGGGTTTGTCGCGGACGAGATTGACTCACGTTTTGAAACGTAGAACTTCTTCTACGGCAGACAAGCAACAATAACTAGACAGACAAATGATGATTTGAGGCGATAAAACTCTTTCATGAAATTTTGCCCATCAAGAGTCGCAAAAAATCGCTCCATTAACGATTCGAGTCATTACGCAAAGAAACGCCACTTGTGTCGCTTGTTATCGATGAAtgattaaaaagttaaaatcCTAAAATGGCTGTGCGCGAGTTTCGCATCTCTTTCGCAAGTTTAGAAATGCAAAAACTGCTCTCATTTTCGGATGTTGCGTTCGGACTGCGCAAGTTTGACCGCCGTAATTGTCAGCCCGGAACAATTCAACGCTGTTTTGCAGATCGATGTGTGGGAAGGAAACGCGAATTTGCGGGTCTTTAAACGGTACCTAAAGCGGGTTCTACAATGAGAATTTGGCCCGGTTGCTTAACTTTAATCGTAGcttaactcactcttcgtttctttttaattgCCCGTtatagaaaaagatgaaaagctacggttaaagttaaGCGGCGTTGGTGCAACCGGGCCTTCAAGATATAAACCTTAAGCTTTAAGCTTTAAGCTTTAAGCTTTAAGCTGTAAAAAATTGATCACAGTCGATCACAGaaggtgaaaaaagaaatcgacTGTGACTGGTCAATTTCTTATGATTTGAAAGCTTAgttttatagatataaaactTAAGCTTTAAGCTTAGAACCCGTTTAACGCGCCTGACGATAATGCGCCAAGTTTCAAACTTTAAGTCACTTTTTGAATCATCATAACGTTAACCTTGCCTGCAACAGTCGAGCAATATTTCTTCAGCGAGTACCGCCCGGCTGCGCAGTATCAATCACCTGAATATCAATCAAGATAACGGAAAGTAACACGATCAATAAACGAAGGAGATCGCAGGAAATCGCCGAAAAAGCTTCAGCTGACCCGCATCCACATGTGGTGGCCGCGCAGCAATTATGTAATCCGCCGCGGATTAATAGCGTTCACACGAACGGCGAACCGCGACCGTGCTCCGCCGGGATCCGGTTGCTCGCGATTGTTGATGCTGCTACGTTCAGTGTGTCGTTGAACCGCATAGACGCACCTTGCGAGTTGCCCCGCGATGCGACCACTGTTTATTTTTGCATATAGCGGCGACAATAAATTTAGAAGTCCGCCCTGCCACCGGCCAATGAGCTGGCCAGCTCACGCCGGGATGCCGAGGGCAGTTCGAAGACACGTCTCGTGATCGCAATCGTAAAAAGAGTGTAGAAGCTTTGATTCAGTTTCAGTTAACACAATGAGATAAGACAAGTTTGTCTAATTTTGTTGGTCGTCACGGTTGGTCAGCCTGGAGCTTAATCGTTTCGGTGGAGGATTAATCTTCCGAGTGTCAAATGATTGTTGAGTTTCGGTCGCGATAAGCGGATTTCGTGCTATGTTATTCACGTTATTGGCACGCAACCCTGTTgcaatatatgaagtaatagaTGAAAGTCTCACGTGCGCACGTGAAGTAATGCGATTGGAGAATCGGCGTTCTACAAAAGCTTTCGCATTTTGAATGGAATTTTCAAGTATTGATATAGTAactatatactatattatagtttatcaAATGCTGTGCAAACTTCATGATATTAGGCGCTTGCAAACGTCGATAAGGTCGCAAGCAGACGGAAAGTAACGAATTGAAAGCGTTGCTTCGAGAAAAACTCGTTCTAAACGTTAAAAGAGCTTTCAGGGCAGTTTAAAGTTAATCAAGAATCAAGAATATCCGGCCATTTAAAAGCGCGGGAAAGATTCAAAGGGAAGAAAGATGGCTTTAATATAATACGAACTTGTGCAAGCACCTATATATATGCTAGAAATTTCGAGCTTCATAAATTGTTTAGAAGAGTGGACTGTTTCTTTGTCGTCTGATCTGTTTCGACGAATTGTTATCGTATAAGATCTTGATAGTGAGATACAATTATTCGTCGCGCACGtatatcgatataaatatcgaaaacgCTTCTCGACCTAAGAATATAAGAAGCGCACTTGTAATCTTATCGTATTTCTATTGTACAAATTTCTATCATTTGTCAACATCAACTATATCATCACGATACGTTTTGATAagtctttaaataattatttgaaattctcGGTCGACCAGGTCGGTTTTCTGAGTCGCTTCATGTTTTCGGGATCATTCAATCAAAATGCCAAAGAATTGCATTTCATTTTTGCAGGCAAAAGTGGGAATCGTTGCTGAAGATAGTCCGTTGCGAGATCATCAGCTTCTGCcacaatgatttagtggatgCCTATGTCCTCAGGTAAGTTCTGTTTACTATCGAGCtgagattaataatattaggcCCATGCTTAAGTTCTTGCTGATAGGTCGATGAATGGATCGCTTCAAAAGGTGACTCACGAATATCCCGCTATTCAAACGCCACAGGAAAGAttcaaaaggaagaaaaatagcttTTCATGAAAAAGATCCAGGTGAAAGGAAGATagctttaatattattgtgtGCGTCGAGCCGAAGCACAGCCGGACGCAACATTTACGGCTTCTACAATATCATACGAAGAAGCACTTATATCTCTAGAAATTTCGAGCTTTCTTTGGTATTCGCATGTTGCCGGAAATATGGGGAAAAAGTCGTAGAAAACtatagaaaatgttttgatCGATTGATCGATCATGCTGTATTGTATTGATTTATGCTGTATcgattgtttcatttcaaaacaagaaaaattgcaaaatcagcaagaacttatgcaccagcctaataataatacttgcaTTCAGATAATAaaccgagccgagccgagagAGATAACTGCCCCTAACTAAGAAAGAACCTTCTCTCCGACTAATCCCGAGCAGTCTACCGGATTTAATCTCCACGGATCTTATCGGATCTCCATTTTTGCGGCGAATTGTGCCAATCTGCTGATTATAGCGCGAACTGATCAGAACG encodes the following:
- the LOC105279671 gene encoding U3 small nucleolar RNA-associated protein 14 homolog A, with protein sequence MTEPHSKLVEAVAQLDKGQRIKKAERSEPTIEVSEYHLVKSGISNDNVVRPEDLAKSLGQKGHQHEITKKLRYVRQKCKVLPKPLEKPAAERIKRVVGFDETKKELSKWNATIARNRTVEHLSFPLNHAAKMKNSPTTEYLKRFRIKSDLMKRLEEVDPSVQFPAMEQEKDDKDENVYQDIKTQMIDKRKEAARLRALQSYKEAKARRQRKIKSKKFHRIQRKEKVKQQLKDFEKLQKVDPQEALTKLDQLDRSRAEERMSLRHKNTGKWAKNKQIRAKYDNDTRQVLAEQLAIGRELTQKIRMADSDEENEEDQVPFVISKENKDNSSQGVKTKSEINEFIQSYRTYWDKKNQEEKEKKVSKTASESNSDKNCSLSKNKSEKQNSDEASKSKEDNSANEETKESEIKEESKNFGNSASQKTKESVKIKRENKGNARCTIVSEEILLDKVKLCKNVTNNISTNTINKVINSANKEANTTNKEANITNKEISTVNKKANTANKEANTRKKEINTANKEANIANTKANRTSKEAKDKKRKNFCNDACMSVWDVEEVQSNEETKDKRCNKKSKISKLQSIDEMFDLLEENIQRKADLKLQKAKKKREINSKKKIKKQEEKKKKEEESEDNEDIPDLEFTNFNPKPILDQSLDETIAAESLQEDNRINLMKIANTEQEPLDKSNDQKTVDLDKYDNIKPKDLETQLPDLSDDEGTVDNTAPEDGIDEYQSNRIQLTEMVYDTFAEDGQEDFTKEKEEESKNKQPENSDGTMPGWGSWSGPNITKNKRNRRKKQTILLNVPNEAPRKDENKGKLIIFEDTNKKLKEHLVSELPYPFTTVNDYEATLRAPVSRTFVPENAHRRLIQPAVETKIGQVIEPMDEDVLVKKQPMVKKPQKRGIDKKSNSKRSIVKNNKKRRVN